In Mesorhizobium sp. 113-3-3, a genomic segment contains:
- a CDS encoding transglycosylase SLT domain-containing protein: MTRKPTAAPLRHLASALAAICLSSLANAALAATNPCEPEILRAADRYGVPAGILYAVGLTETGKKGSLQPNALNIEGKAIFPRSRAEALATFANAQREGKTLIDLGCMQINHHYHSSHFRSVEDMLDPRQNVDYAARFLASLHARHETWSMAVARYHAGPDNDPAQKVYVCRVIANMVATGFGKWTTNARAFCNP, encoded by the coding sequence ATGACGCGCAAGCCCACGGCCGCGCCGCTTCGCCATCTCGCGAGCGCGCTGGCGGCGATATGTTTATCTAGCCTCGCCAACGCCGCCCTCGCCGCCACCAATCCCTGCGAGCCCGAGATCCTGCGCGCCGCCGACCGCTACGGCGTGCCCGCCGGCATCCTCTATGCCGTCGGCCTGACCGAGACGGGCAAGAAAGGCAGCCTTCAGCCTAACGCATTGAATATAGAAGGAAAAGCAATCTTCCCAAGGAGCCGTGCCGAAGCTCTTGCCACCTTCGCCAACGCGCAGCGCGAGGGCAAGACGCTGATCGATCTCGGCTGCATGCAGATCAACCACCACTATCATTCCTCGCATTTCCGCAGCGTCGAGGACATGCTCGACCCGCGCCAGAACGTCGACTACGCGGCGCGTTTCCTGGCCAGTCTCCATGCCCGCCACGAGACCTGGTCGATGGCCGTCGCCCGCTACCATGCCGGCCCCGACAACGACCCGGCGCAGAAGGTCTATGTGTGCAGGGTGATCGCCAACATGGTTGCCACCGGTTTCGGCAAATGGACAACCAACGCCCGCGCCTTCTGCAACCCGTAA
- a CDS encoding flagellar hook protein FlgE — MSLYGMMRTGVSGMNAQANRLSTTADNIANSDTTGYKRSSAEFSTLIMPSTGGAYNSGGVTTTIRQAVSDPGVLQYTTSVSDLAVSGDGFFVVQDPSGTPFLTRAGAFVPDAQGRLVNAAGFQLMAYSYANGTPAATVNGFEGLEPVVISDQGLTATPSTLGSFSGNLPAGATPVVAANLPGANAATAQYTSKSSMVAYDNLGNKKLLDVYFTNTGAGTWQVAVFDQSKATPGTSFPYTGGALGTANLTFDTTTGKLTGTPTSVSFTVPGGASLNLDLSKLTQLGTGFTVSDAQVNGNAPSTIDKIQISKDGTIYAQYKDGSTKALYKIPLADVQSPDQLKALPGNVYAQGTESGAIRVGFANEGKAGSIISGALENSNVDIAEELTDMIAAQRSYTANSKVFQTGSDLMDVLVNLKR, encoded by the coding sequence ATGAGCCTCTACGGAATGATGCGGACCGGCGTTTCCGGCATGAACGCCCAGGCCAACCGCCTGTCGACAACCGCCGACAACATCGCGAACTCCGACACCACCGGCTACAAGCGGTCCTCGGCCGAGTTCTCGACCCTGATCATGCCCTCGACGGGCGGCGCCTATAACTCCGGCGGCGTCACCACCACGATCCGGCAGGCTGTCAGCGATCCGGGCGTGCTGCAATACACGACCTCTGTCTCCGACCTTGCTGTCAGCGGCGATGGCTTCTTCGTCGTCCAGGATCCGAGCGGCACGCCTTTCCTGACCCGCGCCGGCGCCTTCGTTCCCGATGCACAGGGCAGGCTGGTCAACGCGGCCGGCTTCCAGCTGATGGCCTACAGCTACGCCAATGGTACTCCGGCGGCGACAGTGAACGGCTTCGAAGGCCTGGAGCCGGTCGTCATTTCCGACCAGGGATTGACCGCGACCCCAAGCACCCTGGGCAGTTTCAGCGGTAATCTGCCGGCAGGTGCGACGCCCGTCGTCGCCGCCAACCTGCCCGGCGCCAACGCCGCCACCGCGCAGTACACCTCGAAGTCGTCGATGGTCGCCTATGACAACCTCGGCAACAAGAAACTGCTCGACGTCTATTTCACCAACACCGGTGCCGGCACCTGGCAGGTGGCGGTTTTCGATCAGTCGAAGGCGACGCCGGGAACATCGTTCCCCTACACCGGCGGCGCACTCGGCACGGCCAACCTGACCTTCGACACCACGACCGGCAAGCTCACCGGTACGCCCACCAGCGTTTCATTTACCGTGCCGGGCGGCGCGAGCCTCAATCTCGATCTATCGAAGCTGACGCAGCTCGGCACGGGCTTCACGGTTTCCGACGCCCAGGTCAACGGCAACGCGCCCAGCACCATCGACAAGATTCAGATCAGCAAGGACGGCACCATCTACGCCCAGTACAAGGACGGCTCCACCAAGGCGCTCTACAAGATTCCACTGGCCGATGTGCAAAGTCCGGACCAGCTCAAGGCCCTGCCCGGCAACGTCTACGCGCAAGGCACCGAGTCTGGCGCGATCCGTGTCGGCTTTGCCAATGAAGGCAAGGCCGGCTCGATCATCTCCGGCGCACTCGAAAATTCCAACGTCGATATCGCCGAGGAATTGACCGACATGATCGCGGCGCAGCGCAGCTACACCGCCAACTCGAAAGTCTTCCAGACCGGTTCCGATCTGATGGACGTCCTTGTCAACCTGAAGAGATAA
- a CDS encoding response regulator transcription factor, whose protein sequence is MIVIVDERELVTEGYNSLFDREGVACAGFAPGEFGEWVNSAADTDLRSVRAFLIGDCRDGAISPRQIRDRTGAPVIALSEQHSLENTLRLFESGVDDVIRKPVHIREILARITAIRRRAHEDVAYTEIGAMRIFMDGRDPEIDGQPLPLPRRERRILEYLASNRGRRVTKTQVFNAIYGIFDEEVEENVVESHISKLRKKLREKLGTDPIDSKRFLGYRLVF, encoded by the coding sequence ATGATCGTGATCGTTGACGAGCGAGAGCTCGTAACTGAGGGATACAATTCACTTTTTGATCGCGAGGGCGTTGCCTGCGCGGGCTTCGCGCCGGGTGAATTCGGCGAGTGGGTCAACTCGGCCGCCGACACCGACCTGCGGTCGGTGCGGGCCTTCCTGATCGGCGACTGCCGCGACGGCGCCATCTCTCCGCGCCAGATCCGCGACCGCACCGGCGCTCCGGTCATTGCGCTCAGCGAGCAACATTCCCTGGAAAACACGCTGCGGTTGTTCGAGAGCGGCGTTGACGATGTCATCCGCAAGCCCGTCCACATCAGAGAGATCCTGGCCCGCATCACCGCCATCCGCCGTCGCGCCCATGAGGATGTCGCCTACACCGAGATCGGCGCCATGCGCATCTTCATGGACGGCCGCGACCCTGAGATCGACGGGCAGCCGCTGCCCTTGCCGCGCCGCGAACGCCGCATCCTCGAATATCTGGCGAGCAACCGTGGCCGGCGCGTCACCAAGACCCAGGTCTTCAACGCCATCTACGGCATCTTCGACGAAGAGGTCGAGGAGAACGTGGTGGAGAGCCACATCAGCAAATTGCGCAAGAAGCTGCGCGAGAAGCTGGGCACCGACCCGATCGATTCCAAACGCTTCCTCGGCTACCGGCTCGTCTTCTGA
- the flgK gene encoding flagellar hook-associated protein FlgK, with protein MSLSSALSIAQSALMSTARQTSVVTRNVSDASNPDYTRRIAVVTSTAPGARSVDIQRVTNDLLFRQNLSALSAYSGQNALYSGMDQLDVSVNGVDNASSPSTAIANLQQALQLYATSPSNQNLGSSVIDAAKQVVRSLNEGSKAIQDFRTQTDGQIDTAVKDLNSLLGQFQDANQAVISGTRSGTDVSDALDQRDALLKKIADYVPISTFTRGDNDMVITTGDGTTLFETIPRTVSFTPSAGYAAGAPGNTIYIDNVPVSAGSGGNTTASGKLAGLLQLRDGVASTMQSQLDETARGLITAFAETAPSMPNAAGLFTWSGAPAVPAAGTLINGLAGTISINAAMNPSTGGNPTLLRDGGANGAAYVANTTGGASYSSLLVAYGDRLDQPMTFDPAAGISATSSVSNYAANSIGWLQGMRQQASTAADAKEALAQRSSEALSNATGVNVDQEMSLMLDLEHTYQASARMMKTVDDMLAALLNAVG; from the coding sequence ATGTCGTTATCTTCCGCATTGAGCATCGCCCAATCGGCGCTTATGAGTACCGCGCGTCAGACCAGCGTTGTCACGCGCAACGTCTCGGACGCCTCCAATCCGGACTACACGCGCCGCATCGCCGTCGTCACCAGCACGGCGCCCGGCGCGCGTTCGGTTGATATCCAGCGCGTCACCAACGACCTGCTCTTCAGGCAGAATCTCAGTGCCTTGTCGGCCTATAGCGGCCAGAACGCGCTCTACAGCGGCATGGATCAGCTGGACGTTTCGGTCAATGGCGTCGACAACGCCTCCTCGCCCTCGACGGCAATCGCCAATCTGCAGCAGGCGCTGCAGCTCTACGCCACCTCGCCGTCCAACCAGAACCTTGGCTCCAGCGTCATCGACGCGGCCAAGCAGGTCGTGCGCTCGCTGAATGAAGGCTCCAAGGCCATTCAGGATTTCCGTACCCAGACCGACGGCCAGATCGACACGGCGGTCAAGGACCTCAACTCGCTGCTCGGCCAGTTCCAGGACGCCAATCAGGCGGTCATTTCCGGAACCCGTTCCGGCACCGATGTTTCCGACGCGCTCGACCAGCGCGACGCGCTGCTGAAGAAGATCGCGGACTATGTTCCGATATCGACCTTCACACGCGGCGACAACGACATGGTCATCACCACGGGTGACGGCACCACGCTGTTCGAGACCATACCGCGCACGGTGAGCTTCACGCCATCGGCCGGCTATGCAGCCGGAGCCCCCGGCAACACCATCTATATCGACAATGTGCCGGTCTCGGCGGGAAGCGGCGGCAACACCACCGCCAGCGGCAAGCTTGCCGGCCTGCTGCAGCTGCGTGACGGCGTCGCCTCGACCATGCAGAGCCAGCTCGACGAGACCGCGCGCGGGCTGATCACGGCCTTTGCCGAGACCGCGCCCTCGATGCCCAACGCCGCTGGCCTGTTCACCTGGTCCGGCGCGCCGGCGGTACCGGCCGCGGGCACGCTGATCAATGGCCTGGCCGGCACGATCAGCATCAATGCGGCGATGAATCCGAGCACCGGCGGCAATCCGACATTGCTGCGCGACGGCGGCGCCAACGGTGCGGCCTATGTCGCCAACACCACAGGCGGCGCTTCCTATTCCAGCCTCCTGGTTGCCTATGGCGACCGGCTCGACCAGCCGATGACCTTCGACCCCGCCGCCGGCATTTCGGCAACGTCCAGCGTTTCCAACTACGCCGCCAATTCGATCGGCTGGCTCCAGGGCATGCGCCAGCAGGCTTCGACCGCCGCCGACGCAAAGGAAGCGCTGGCACAGCGCAGCTCCGAAGCGCTATCCAACGCGACCGGCGTCAATGTCGACCAGGAAATGTCGCTGATGCTCGACCTCGAACATACCTATCAGGCATCAGCCAGGATGATGAAGACCGTCGACGACATGCTGGCGGCCCTTTTGAACGCGGTGGGATAA
- the fliK gene encoding flagellar hook-length control protein FliK translates to MTPSLGPALPGFTAARTAEQPAASGKKDDAGFGKMVHGGAGQAEKQPTTEHGARDPRWSKLAAGLAAQAGEGEPMPSGKARTMPTGSTAAKSMKDGKNVEADKDADSETPTTDAGATPLDDHLPLLMAFHDLRHFSTSAKSADAGEAAQEPALDGQLLSKAYRSASAAGHDDLEPMPKPERVSLVDGPLTKLESARDASAGTGAPRHDNAIAAGPLPETTTADVPGVEPKQAAPQLKSIADVQSSLRSEPGKQLSAQARVDVVSERSFPAPPQAPMSQAALNVINAVAADVGPQPAFSTASATSQMAGSVAVPTHVLKIELHPAELGMVTAHLRLSGEQLSIELKPETHDAYRRLSSDSEAIVKSLRGLGFEVDKVTIMQPSVAVPAATRTDATASLTAAPGRDQSAFQPGNSGGGNNGAGGQQPGQQSARGNHDDAQAHGRAASPSRERAGGDMFI, encoded by the coding sequence ATGACCCCTAGCCTCGGCCCGGCCCTGCCAGGATTCACCGCCGCCCGCACCGCGGAGCAGCCGGCCGCGTCCGGCAAGAAGGATGATGCTGGTTTCGGCAAGATGGTTCATGGCGGCGCGGGCCAGGCGGAAAAGCAGCCGACCACCGAACACGGCGCGCGCGATCCGCGCTGGAGCAAGCTTGCCGCCGGCCTCGCGGCGCAGGCGGGCGAGGGCGAGCCAATGCCGTCCGGCAAGGCTCGGACCATGCCCACCGGATCGACGGCGGCGAAATCCATGAAGGACGGCAAGAACGTCGAAGCGGACAAGGACGCCGATAGCGAAACGCCGACGACCGACGCCGGCGCAACGCCGCTCGACGATCATCTGCCTTTGCTGATGGCGTTTCATGATCTGCGCCATTTCTCGACATCGGCCAAGTCAGCCGACGCGGGCGAGGCCGCACAGGAACCGGCGCTCGACGGGCAGCTCCTGTCGAAAGCCTATCGGTCGGCATCCGCCGCCGGGCACGACGATCTCGAACCGATGCCGAAGCCTGAGCGGGTCTCGCTCGTCGACGGGCCGCTGACGAAGCTCGAGTCCGCCCGCGACGCAAGCGCCGGCACTGGCGCACCACGGCATGACAATGCGATCGCCGCCGGCCCGCTGCCCGAGACGACAACCGCCGATGTGCCCGGCGTCGAGCCGAAGCAGGCAGCGCCGCAGCTGAAGTCCATCGCCGACGTCCAGTCCTCGTTGCGGTCGGAGCCGGGAAAACAGCTCTCGGCGCAGGCGCGCGTCGACGTCGTTTCCGAGCGCAGCTTCCCTGCCCCGCCGCAGGCGCCGATGAGCCAGGCAGCACTCAACGTAATCAACGCCGTAGCGGCCGATGTTGGCCCACAGCCGGCGTTTTCGACAGCCTCCGCGACCAGCCAGATGGCCGGCTCTGTTGCCGTTCCGACACATGTGTTGAAGATCGAACTTCACCCGGCCGAACTGGGCATGGTCACCGCCCATCTTCGCCTCTCGGGAGAACAACTCTCGATTGAATTGAAGCCTGAAACACACGACGCCTACCGCCGGCTTTCCAGCGACAGCGAGGCTATCGTCAAGTCGCTGCGCGGGCTGGGTTTCGAGGTTGATAAGGTCACCATCATGCAACCGTCAGTGGCCGTTCCGGCTGCAACCCGGACGGATGCAACCGCCTCGCTCACTGCCGCGCCTGGCCGCGACCAGTCCGCCTTTCAGCCCGGAAACTCCGGCGGCGGCAACAATGGAGCCGGCGGCCAGCAACCAGGCCAGCAGTCCGCAAGGGGTAATCATGATGACGCGCAAGCCCACGGCCGCGCCGCTTCGCCATCTCGCGAGCGCGCTGGCGGCGATATGTTTATCTAG